From the genome of Hydrogenophilus thermoluteolus, one region includes:
- a CDS encoding EAL and HDOD domain-containing protein yields MNTAFAYLTREPALNRRFQITANRLCLHASTTEQALQTLTALTPHWPQSHAVLLSLMRLPPSIKLLSWAWPENTFLEIPQQALTIPATQQLIAHCVQQETPLCLAWYDGVSPYPDAPWRFSLVDWRKCQSPDAAPGVALAWGVPSRAAAQTALHHFAGVCGWFFLKEALPNTQCEPAPARTTVLHLIALLQQDAEIAELEKVLKRDVALGYRLLRYLNSPAMGLRMEITSFRHAVSILGYRPLLRWLSVLLVHSHDHPEMPALAQTALTRARYLERLAAEFFDADEAEALFLCGLFSILPQLTGEPPEVSLEPLTLPEAVKAALIQRDGPYAPLLALAEASENASPARLIAQAESLGVASAMHNQALLEALEFADQINQ; encoded by the coding sequence ATGAACACCGCCTTCGCCTATCTGACCCGCGAACCGGCGCTCAATCGCCGCTTTCAGATCACCGCGAACCGCCTCTGCCTGCACGCGAGCACCACGGAGCAGGCGCTCCAGACGCTCACGGCGCTCACGCCGCACTGGCCACAGTCACACGCCGTGCTGTTGTCGCTGATGCGTCTGCCGCCCAGTATCAAACTCCTTTCATGGGCGTGGCCGGAAAACACCTTCCTCGAAATCCCCCAACAGGCACTCACCATCCCGGCCACGCAACAGCTGATCGCGCACTGCGTCCAGCAAGAGACGCCGCTTTGTCTGGCCTGGTACGATGGGGTCAGTCCCTACCCCGACGCGCCGTGGCGCTTTTCGCTCGTCGATTGGCGCAAATGCCAAAGCCCCGACGCGGCGCCTGGGGTGGCGTTGGCGTGGGGGGTGCCGTCTCGGGCTGCGGCGCAAACGGCATTGCACCATTTCGCCGGGGTGTGCGGGTGGTTCTTTCTCAAAGAGGCGCTCCCCAACACGCAGTGCGAACCGGCACCGGCACGCACCACGGTGCTCCATTTGATCGCGCTTTTGCAGCAAGACGCTGAGATCGCAGAATTGGAAAAGGTGCTGAAACGGGACGTCGCGCTCGGCTACCGGCTTCTGCGCTACCTCAATTCGCCCGCGATGGGGCTACGGATGGAGATCACCTCGTTTCGCCATGCGGTGAGCATTCTTGGTTATCGGCCGTTGCTGCGCTGGCTCTCGGTCTTGCTCGTCCATAGCCACGACCACCCCGAAATGCCCGCGCTCGCGCAGACGGCATTGACGCGCGCCCGCTATCTCGAGCGTCTCGCTGCGGAGTTCTTCGACGCCGACGAAGCCGAAGCGCTCTTTCTCTGCGGACTGTTCTCGATTTTGCCGCAGCTCACGGGTGAGCCGCCGGAAGTGTCGCTGGAACCACTCACCTTACCGGAAGCAGTCAAGGCAGCGCTGATCCAGCGGGATGGGCCCTACGCACCCCTCTTGGCGCTCGCCGAAGCGAGCGAAAACGCTTCCCCTGCGCGGCTCATCGCCCAGGCAGAAAGCCTAGGGGTTGCGAGCGCCATGCACAATCAGGCGCTTCTTGAAGCGCTGGAATTCGCCGACCAGATCAACCAATGA
- a CDS encoding NADPH-dependent 7-cyano-7-deazaguanine reductase QueF, which translates to MSGLLLGQSVAVPDGYAPELLTPIARATARATLGDPLPHWVGEDRWYGYEGSWLDAHGKPQAAVIEIGVPAHSPYLIESKSLKLYLNGFNQIRFAEGDALVARIQADLAAVAQAPVRVALHPLTQFCRAVASDFGDPGACLLDTVAADDFRYQYDPTLLRIDSPTLCEQRFVMDAFRSLCPVTAQPDWASLYLRCVGPRVDPASLLRYLVSFRCHAEFHEQCIERIYTDLWRLGMTELMVWGRFLRRGGLEINPLRASSEAWLPQQWLADPRQ; encoded by the coding sequence ATGAGCGGGTTGCTGCTTGGCCAGTCGGTTGCTGTTCCGGACGGGTACGCGCCTGAGCTGCTGACGCCGATCGCGCGTGCCACCGCGCGTGCGACGTTGGGTGACCCACTGCCGCATTGGGTGGGTGAAGACCGCTGGTACGGATACGAAGGCTCGTGGCTCGACGCGCACGGAAAGCCGCAGGCGGCGGTGATCGAGATCGGGGTGCCTGCCCATTCCCCATACTTGATCGAATCGAAGTCGCTCAAACTCTATCTGAACGGTTTCAACCAAATTCGTTTCGCGGAGGGCGACGCGTTGGTTGCGCGCATCCAAGCGGATCTGGCGGCGGTAGCGCAGGCGCCGGTTCGCGTCGCGCTTCATCCCCTGACGCAATTTTGCCGCGCGGTTGCGTCCGATTTCGGCGACCCCGGCGCATGCCTTTTGGACACGGTTGCCGCGGACGATTTTCGTTACCAATACGATCCCACGCTGCTCCGTATCGACAGCCCCACTCTTTGCGAACAACGGTTCGTGATGGACGCGTTTCGCTCGCTCTGCCCGGTGACGGCGCAACCCGATTGGGCAAGCCTTTACCTGCGCTGTGTCGGGCCGCGCGTCGATCCTGCATCGCTTCTGCGTTACCTCGTTTCGTTTCGCTGTCATGCGGAATTTCATGAGCAGTGCATCGAGCGGATCTACACCGACCTGTGGCGCTTGGGTATGACGGAGCTGATGGTCTGGGGGCGGTTTTTGCGTCGTGGTGGGTTGGAGATCAATCCGTTGCGGGCGAGCAGCGAAGCGTGGCTGCCGCAACAATGGCTCGCCGATCCGCGGCAATGA
- a CDS encoding Fur family transcriptional regulator, which yields MPQDPIAQTLARYGRVTAARWWALAILREAKQPLTPDELFAATTAATPKAPDRVTVYRALDWLVAKGLVRRIAASDRAARFEVASNNPAHAHFLCTTCGRTWCLPPHPTPWPPLPDGFVPREAELVIRGQCAHCH from the coding sequence ATGCCACAAGACCCCATCGCGCAGACACTCGCCCGCTATGGCCGGGTCACCGCGGCACGGTGGTGGGCACTCGCTATCTTACGCGAAGCCAAGCAACCGCTGACGCCAGACGAGCTTTTCGCGGCAACGACTGCTGCGACTCCCAAAGCGCCCGACCGGGTCACGGTCTATCGGGCGCTCGACTGGCTCGTCGCGAAAGGGTTGGTGCGGCGCATCGCCGCAAGCGACCGCGCCGCCCGCTTCGAAGTCGCGAGCAACAACCCGGCGCACGCCCACTTTCTCTGCACCACGTGCGGCCGAACCTGGTGCCTGCCCCCCCATCCCACGCCGTGGCCGCCACTGCCCGACGGTTTCGTTCCGCGCGAAGCGGAGCTCGTGATCCGCGGCCAATGCGCGCACTGTCACTGA
- a CDS encoding NAD-dependent epimerase/dehydratase family protein, which produces MTVRVLVVGGGDVALRAARALASRVQFWVVVRDPAKSAAWRALGARVIVADLDLWRSLARIGAAVDQVWVTAPPAGNGVIDPRTRRLQAALRRSTARSKPRGPGRRHHFALRPRMVYLSTSGVYGDRGGAWVRESDPVAPQTARAARRVAAERLWRDWAKRGGWVVRLRVPGIYSAERLPVARLLRGDPAIHEEEDSISNHIHANDLAQILWVAGWRGKTGRAYHAADDQPLPMGAWFDAVADALGLPRPPRLPRQAVLERVGPMMASFLTESRRLRNDRLKRELRFRLRYPTVFALLAQPIWKERRESCSMASSSRCISS; this is translated from the coding sequence GTGACGGTTCGAGTGTTGGTCGTGGGCGGCGGGGATGTCGCGTTACGTGCAGCGCGCGCCTTGGCGTCTCGCGTCCAGTTTTGGGTGGTGGTGCGCGATCCTGCCAAAAGCGCCGCGTGGCGCGCGTTGGGGGCACGCGTGATCGTCGCCGATCTCGACCTCTGGCGGTCGTTGGCGCGAATCGGCGCGGCAGTGGATCAGGTTTGGGTGACGGCACCACCTGCGGGGAACGGGGTGATCGACCCCCGCACCCGTCGTCTGCAGGCAGCGCTGCGGCGAAGCACCGCCCGAAGTAAGCCACGCGGCCCGGGGCGGCGTCACCATTTCGCTCTTCGGCCGCGTATGGTCTATCTGAGTACGAGCGGCGTCTATGGCGACCGAGGAGGGGCGTGGGTGCGCGAGAGCGACCCGGTTGCCCCTCAAACGGCGCGCGCAGCGCGGCGGGTCGCGGCGGAGCGGTTGTGGCGCGATTGGGCGAAACGGGGCGGCTGGGTGGTGCGGCTGCGCGTACCGGGGATCTATTCCGCCGAACGCCTCCCGGTGGCGCGGTTGCTGCGTGGTGATCCGGCGATTCACGAAGAGGAGGACAGTATCAGCAACCACATCCATGCCAACGATCTGGCGCAGATCCTCTGGGTGGCGGGGTGGCGCGGCAAGACGGGGCGCGCCTATCACGCTGCCGACGATCAACCGTTGCCGATGGGCGCGTGGTTCGATGCGGTGGCCGATGCACTGGGGCTGCCCCGCCCGCCGCGTCTGCCCAGACAAGCGGTGTTGGAACGTGTCGGGCCGATGATGGCTTCGTTCCTCACCGAAAGCCGACGGCTGCGTAACGACCGCCTCAAACGGGAACTTCGCTTTCGTTTGCGCTATCCCACGGTTTTTGCGTTGCTCGCGCAACCGATCTGGAAAGAAAGGAGGGAATCGTGCTCTATGGCGTCGTCAAGTCGCTGCATATCATCTTGA
- a CDS encoding 2Fe-2S iron-sulfur cluster-binding protein: MTHTVQIANHPDATFTAAPDETVLDAALRSGLTVPYGCRDGACGACRARVVNGTVELKGVAPGVLSDDERAAGWTLLCRAYPRSDLTIEVRELRRADDLPIHKFPARVETIEKIDDVAIVTLKLPNSLDFRFRAGQYVDVLLPDGARRSFSIASAPNHGGFLELHIRLVPGGRFTPKVFTETAPKTVWRLEGPFGTFTLKSRARPLLFVAGGTGFAPIQSLLQELAAGEPPQVPVLCYFGARTPAGLYRDAWLRAFAESHPWLDYRPVISEPEQAPDWTGRTGLVPDAVVAELSDLTAYDAYVCGSPAMVEAARARFRAANLPEEAFFADAFTFQSTPQ, translated from the coding sequence ATGACCCACACGGTTCAGATTGCGAATCACCCCGACGCCACCTTTACCGCCGCGCCCGACGAAACGGTACTCGACGCTGCGCTGCGATCGGGCCTTACTGTGCCGTACGGCTGCCGTGACGGCGCCTGCGGCGCCTGCCGTGCGCGCGTCGTGAACGGCACCGTGGAATTGAAGGGGGTCGCGCCGGGCGTTTTGTCCGACGACGAACGCGCCGCTGGCTGGACGCTGCTCTGCCGGGCTTACCCCAGATCCGATCTGACGATCGAGGTGCGGGAGCTGCGCCGCGCCGACGATCTGCCCATTCACAAATTTCCCGCGCGGGTCGAAACGATCGAAAAGATCGACGACGTCGCGATCGTCACGCTCAAGCTGCCGAATAGCCTCGACTTTCGCTTCCGCGCTGGACAATATGTCGATGTGCTGCTGCCCGATGGCGCCCGCCGCAGTTTTTCGATCGCGTCGGCACCCAACCACGGCGGTTTCCTCGAACTCCACATCCGGTTGGTGCCCGGTGGCCGTTTCACCCCGAAGGTGTTCACCGAAACCGCACCGAAAACGGTGTGGCGCCTCGAAGGGCCATTCGGCACCTTTACCCTGAAATCGCGCGCACGGCCGCTCCTTTTCGTCGCCGGGGGAACCGGTTTTGCGCCGATCCAATCGCTCCTGCAGGAACTGGCTGCCGGCGAACCCCCTCAGGTGCCGGTGCTCTGCTATTTCGGTGCCCGCACCCCCGCTGGGCTCTACCGCGACGCCTGGTTGCGGGCGTTTGCCGAATCCCACCCCTGGCTCGATTATCGCCCGGTGATCTCAGAGCCGGAGCAGGCGCCCGATTGGACGGGGCGAACCGGATTGGTACCGGACGCAGTCGTTGCTGAGCTCAGCGACCTCACGGCGTACGACGCCTACGTCTGCGGCTCCCCCGCGATGGTTGAAGCCGCACGCGCCCGCTTTCGCGCCGCGAACCTGCCGGAAGAAGCCTTTTTCGCCGACGCGTTCACGTTTCAATCGACGCCGCAATGA
- the lgt gene encoding prolipoprotein diacylglyceryl transferase, producing the protein MALVFPEIDPVAIHLGPLTVRWYGLMYLAGFAAFYWLGLRHAKRLRVTDVWSPERLEQLLTAGVVGIIVGGRLGEVLFYQPAYYFTHPLEIVAIWKGGMSFHGGLLGAIAAMLWYARRTGQNFWQVADFVAPLIPPGLGFGRIGNFINGELWGRPAPEGLPWAMIYPHVDAIPRHPSQLYQAFGEGIVLFLFLWWFARRPRPAGMVSAAFLVGYGSVRFLCEFFRNPDPGIFSAFGSLLTTAQWLSLAMVFAGAVLTAWARHRRQPPSS; encoded by the coding sequence ATGGCACTCGTCTTTCCCGAAATCGACCCGGTTGCGATCCACCTGGGTCCGCTCACCGTCCGTTGGTACGGCCTCATGTACCTGGCTGGTTTTGCGGCGTTCTATTGGCTGGGGCTTCGCCATGCGAAACGGCTCAGGGTAACCGACGTGTGGTCCCCAGAGCGCCTGGAACAACTCCTCACCGCGGGCGTAGTCGGCATCATCGTCGGCGGCAGACTGGGCGAAGTGCTCTTCTACCAACCCGCCTACTACTTTACCCATCCCCTCGAGATCGTCGCGATCTGGAAAGGGGGGATGAGCTTCCACGGTGGGTTGCTCGGCGCGATCGCCGCGATGCTCTGGTACGCGCGCCGCACCGGTCAAAATTTTTGGCAGGTTGCCGACTTCGTCGCCCCCCTCATTCCGCCTGGGCTGGGGTTTGGTCGCATCGGCAACTTCATCAACGGCGAACTCTGGGGACGCCCTGCACCCGAAGGGCTGCCCTGGGCGATGATCTACCCCCACGTCGATGCGATTCCCCGCCACCCCTCGCAACTCTACCAAGCCTTCGGGGAAGGGATCGTTCTCTTTCTCTTCCTCTGGTGGTTTGCACGCCGACCGCGTCCCGCCGGAATGGTTTCAGCCGCGTTTCTCGTCGGCTACGGCAGCGTTCGCTTCCTCTGCGAATTTTTCCGCAACCCCGACCCCGGCATCTTCTCCGCGTTCGGCAGCCTTCTCACCACCGCGCAATGGCTCTCTTTGGCTATGGTGTTCGCAGGCGCCGTGCTCACCGCGTGGGCGCGTCACCGTCGGCAACCACCGTCATCGTGA
- a CDS encoding cell division protein ZapA — protein MVEVRVEVTLRGKTYRLTCDEADAPLLRDAARLLDERLARLSGEGLSGEKLLLWAAFEIATELIRTQRQGGFDIAGFQRRIERMGARLDRLLAECQPSLPR, from the coding sequence ATGGTTGAAGTTCGGGTCGAGGTGACACTGCGCGGCAAGACCTACCGATTGACGTGTGACGAAGCGGACGCGCCGCTCCTGCGGGACGCGGCGCGCCTCCTCGACGAGCGGCTCGCGCGTCTGAGCGGCGAGGGGTTGAGCGGAGAGAAGCTGCTTCTTTGGGCGGCGTTCGAGATCGCAACGGAACTCATTCGCACGCAACGGCAAGGGGGGTTTGACATCGCCGGGTTTCAGCGTAGAATCGAACGTATGGGTGCGCGGCTCGACAGGCTCTTGGCAGAGTGCCAGCCGTCGCTGCCGCGCTGA
- a CDS encoding CopD family protein, whose amino-acid sequence MTSWFAGLFYLPRIFVNLAMEENAAARDRLLLMARKLFRFMTPLGVLAVGFGLWLWFGFGFSGGWLHAKTTLVVLLIAYHAYCGVLLRRFEAGTNTRSHVWFRVFNEIPVVILTVVVFLVVLKPF is encoded by the coding sequence ATGACTTCGTGGTTCGCGGGGCTCTTTTATCTGCCGCGAATCTTTGTCAATCTGGCGATGGAAGAGAACGCAGCCGCACGCGACCGGCTGCTCCTCATGGCACGCAAACTTTTTCGCTTCATGACGCCGCTTGGGGTTTTGGCGGTGGGGTTCGGTCTCTGGCTCTGGTTCGGGTTCGGTTTTTCCGGCGGGTGGCTGCACGCGAAGACGACGCTCGTGGTATTGCTGATCGCCTACCACGCGTATTGTGGGGTGCTGCTGCGCCGTTTCGAGGCCGGCACCAACACCCGCTCCCACGTCTGGTTTCGGGTTTTCAACGAAATCCCGGTGGTGATCCTGACCGTCGTCGTCTTTCTTGTCGTGTTGAAGCCGTTCTAA
- a CDS encoding c-type cytochrome, giving the protein MKKIAQLLVVAGVMTVGAAPAFADEALAKAKGCMACHAIDKKLVGPSYKDVAKKYTEADVPKLVEKVKKGGAGVWGPVPMPPHPQVAEADIEKIVRWVLTLK; this is encoded by the coding sequence ATGAAAAAAATCGCACAACTGTTGGTGGTGGCCGGGGTGATGACGGTTGGAGCCGCACCGGCGTTCGCCGATGAAGCGCTGGCAAAAGCGAAAGGGTGCATGGCGTGCCACGCGATCGACAAGAAACTGGTCGGCCCGTCCTATAAAGACGTCGCGAAGAAATATACCGAAGCCGACGTGCCCAAATTGGTCGAGAAAGTGAAGAAGGGCGGTGCCGGTGTCTGGGGTCCGGTTCCGATGCCGCCGCATCCCCAAGTGGCTGAAGCGGATATCGAAAAGATCGTCCGCTGGGTGCTCACCCTCAAGTGA
- a CDS encoding fumarylacetoacetate hydrolase family protein, producing MTNAWVFEPMIARVPVTDGRLFPVRRIFCVARNYADHAREMGADPNREAPFFFLKPNDAVFPVTDETACWPYPPMTEEVHHEVELVVALGRGGRNLSVVEAEQAIWGYTVGLDMTRRDLQSAAKAKGRPWDVAKGFDASLPLAPLVPRPGVALTRGAVRLWVNETLRQAGDIAQMIWSIPELIATLSRYWRLAAGDLILTGTPAGVGPVVAGDRVTAEVEGVARFTMTVVADGDAPTR from the coding sequence ATGACAAACGCTTGGGTGTTCGAACCGATGATTGCGCGCGTTCCCGTGACCGATGGACGGCTTTTTCCCGTTCGCCGTATCTTCTGTGTCGCCCGCAATTACGCGGATCATGCGCGCGAAATGGGCGCCGATCCGAACCGCGAAGCGCCGTTTTTCTTCCTGAAGCCCAACGACGCGGTTTTTCCAGTGACCGACGAGACGGCGTGCTGGCCTTATCCGCCGATGACGGAAGAGGTCCATCACGAGGTGGAACTGGTGGTTGCGTTGGGGCGTGGCGGCCGCAATCTCAGTGTAGTGGAGGCGGAGCAAGCGATCTGGGGCTACACCGTCGGACTCGACATGACTCGGCGTGACCTGCAAAGTGCGGCGAAGGCCAAAGGGCGGCCGTGGGATGTGGCGAAGGGGTTCGACGCGTCGCTGCCGCTTGCGCCGCTCGTGCCGCGCCCAGGTGTGGCGTTGACCCGCGGCGCGGTTCGCCTTTGGGTCAATGAGACGCTGCGCCAAGCGGGGGATATCGCGCAGATGATCTGGTCGATCCCTGAGTTGATCGCCACCCTTTCGCGCTATTGGCGGTTGGCTGCGGGGGACCTCATCCTTACCGGCACGCCGGCTGGGGTCGGGCCGGTGGTGGCGGGGGATCGCGTGACTGCTGAGGTCGAGGGGGTGGCGCGCTTCACGATGACGGTGGTTGCCGACGGTGACGCGCCCACGCGGTGA
- a CDS encoding sulfite exporter TauE/SafE family protein gives MDFWWLAYPILGVFVGLFAGLLGVGGGAIMVPVLTTLFAYQGFSSEVVVHLALGSSMAGIVLTSFASARTHYQHHAVRTDALVPMASGVLFGTFVASFIASLIPSRTLAIFFACFIAYVSLQMFLNLKPKPTRQLPGWLGLGFAGFVIGAVSALVAIGGGTLTVPFLTWCNVPVAHAIGTSAALGIPISITGTIGYVVNGWHDPNLPPFSLGYVYLPAVIGVSATSILTAPIGARWAHRLPVPVLKRILAGVLLLLLAKMLWTLYGGGA, from the coding sequence ATGGACTTCTGGTGGCTTGCTTACCCGATTCTCGGGGTATTCGTGGGGCTTTTTGCCGGGTTGTTGGGTGTGGGGGGCGGCGCGATCATGGTGCCGGTGCTGACCACGCTCTTTGCCTATCAGGGCTTTTCTTCTGAGGTCGTTGTCCATTTGGCGCTCGGTTCGTCGATGGCTGGGATCGTCCTCACTTCGTTCGCGAGTGCTCGAACCCACTACCAACACCATGCGGTGCGCACCGACGCGCTCGTCCCCATGGCAAGTGGCGTGCTGTTCGGTACCTTCGTCGCCTCTTTCATAGCGTCCCTGATTCCCAGTCGCACCCTCGCGATTTTTTTTGCGTGCTTTATAGCATACGTTTCTTTGCAAATGTTCCTCAATTTGAAACCGAAGCCTACGCGTCAGCTTCCGGGCTGGCTGGGGCTCGGTTTCGCCGGGTTCGTGATCGGCGCCGTTTCCGCGCTGGTTGCGATCGGCGGGGGGACACTCACGGTGCCGTTCCTCACGTGGTGCAACGTCCCGGTGGCGCACGCGATCGGCACCTCGGCCGCGCTGGGGATCCCCATTTCGATCACCGGAACGATCGGTTATGTGGTGAACGGCTGGCATGACCCCAATTTGCCACCCTTCTCGTTGGGCTACGTCTATCTGCCTGCAGTGATCGGGGTGAGCGCAACGAGCATTCTGACCGCGCCGATCGGCGCCCGGTGGGCCCACCGGTTGCCCGTGCCGGTGCTGAAACGAATTTTGGCCGGGGTTCTGCTCTTGCTCTTGGCGAAGATGTTGTGGACCCTCTACGGGGGTGGGGCATGA
- a CDS encoding metal ABC transporter ATP-binding protein, producing MNPPDTAREALHLDNLTAGYDRHPAIHHLTATIPAGSHVAVLGPNGAGKSTLLKVIAGVLPPITGAVHLPETWRGRVAYLPQHPTWRVDFPLSVFDAVALALWPEVGCWRPLRRDERNRVHAALADMGLTPLAKRPVAALSGGQQQRVRFAQLLVRDAKLILLDEPFTAMDAQTTAWVRQILAQWRERGVTVLAVLHDETIARSDFPWTMLLARELVAFAPTQTIDWDAWRRRAAQPIAPRDDAPWCADAPAAEGV from the coding sequence ATGAACCCGCCCGATACCGCGCGCGAAGCATTGCACCTCGACAATCTCACCGCCGGCTACGACCGCCACCCCGCGATCCACCACCTTACCGCAACGATACCAGCGGGCAGCCACGTCGCGGTGCTCGGCCCGAACGGCGCGGGGAAATCGACACTGCTCAAGGTGATCGCCGGAGTGTTGCCCCCGATCACGGGCGCGGTCCACCTCCCGGAAACGTGGCGCGGTCGCGTCGCCTACTTGCCGCAGCACCCCACGTGGCGCGTCGATTTTCCGCTTTCGGTCTTCGACGCGGTTGCGCTTGCGCTCTGGCCCGAGGTCGGTTGTTGGCGGCCGCTTCGACGCGACGAACGCAACCGCGTCCACGCCGCGCTCGCCGATATGGGACTGACACCACTTGCGAAACGTCCGGTCGCGGCGCTCTCGGGCGGACAGCAGCAGCGGGTGCGCTTTGCGCAGCTGCTCGTGCGCGACGCGAAACTGATCCTCCTGGACGAACCCTTCACCGCGATGGACGCGCAGACGACCGCCTGGGTGCGCCAAATCCTGGCCCAGTGGCGGGAACGCGGCGTGACGGTCTTGGCGGTTCTACACGACGAAACGATCGCGCGCAGCGACTTTCCATGGACGATGCTGCTTGCGCGGGAGCTGGTTGCGTTCGCGCCAACCCAGACGATCGACTGGGACGCATGGCGACGCCGCGCCGCGCAACCGATCGCACCGCGCGACGATGCGCCGTGGTGCGCCGATGCACCTGCCGCGGAGGGGGTGTGA
- the ilvD gene encoding dihydroxy-acid dehydratase, with translation MPQYRSRTTTHGRNMAGARALWRATGVKESDFGKPIIAIANSFTEFVPGHVHLRDLGRIVAEEIVKAGGIAKEFNTIAVDDGIAMGHGGMLYSLPSRELIADSVEYMVNAHCADALVCISNCDKITPGMLMAALRLNIPTIFVSGGPMEAGKVTIGGKTVALDLVDAMVKAAEDQASDEEVAAIERSACPTCGSCSGMFTANSMNCLTEALGLALPGNGTLVATHADRERLFREAGRRIVELTKRYYEADDETVLPRSIATFAAFENAMALDVAMGGSTNTVLHLLAAASEAGVPFTMADIDRISRKVPCLCKVAPAVPDVHIEDVHRAGGVMGILGELQRAGLLDDSVPTVHSPTLQAALAQWDVKQTDDPEVHRFYRAAPGGIPTTKAFSQANRYPELDLDRARGVIRDRVHAFTQDGGLAVLYGNLAPNGCIVKTAGVDESIWVFKGRARVFESQEATVEAILSDQIVPGDVVVVRYEGPKGGPGMQEMLYPTSYLKSKGLGKVCALITDGRFSGGTSGLSIGHVSPEAACGGPIALVEEGDTIEIDIPNRRIHLAVSDETLAKRRAAMEARGANAWKPVARNRPVSAALRAYAALTTSADTGAVRDVTQVER, from the coding sequence ATGCCGCAGTACCGTTCGCGCACGACGACCCATGGGCGCAACATGGCAGGCGCCCGCGCATTGTGGCGCGCTACCGGCGTCAAAGAGAGCGATTTCGGCAAACCGATCATCGCGATCGCCAACAGCTTCACCGAATTCGTCCCGGGGCACGTCCATCTGCGCGACCTGGGTCGGATCGTCGCCGAAGAGATCGTCAAAGCGGGCGGTATCGCCAAAGAGTTCAACACGATCGCGGTCGATGACGGGATTGCGATGGGGCACGGCGGGATGCTCTATTCGCTGCCGAGCCGGGAGCTCATCGCCGATTCGGTCGAATACATGGTCAACGCCCACTGCGCGGATGCGCTGGTGTGCATCTCCAACTGTGACAAAATCACCCCGGGCATGTTGATGGCGGCGCTGCGCCTCAACATCCCAACGATCTTCGTCTCCGGCGGTCCGATGGAGGCGGGGAAAGTGACGATCGGGGGCAAGACGGTGGCGCTCGACCTGGTCGATGCGATGGTCAAAGCGGCCGAAGACCAGGCAAGCGACGAAGAGGTGGCCGCGATCGAACGGAGCGCCTGCCCCACCTGCGGTTCGTGCTCGGGGATGTTCACCGCGAACTCGATGAACTGTTTGACCGAGGCGTTGGGGCTGGCGCTACCGGGTAACGGCACGCTCGTGGCCACGCACGCTGACCGCGAGCGGCTCTTCCGCGAGGCGGGGCGGCGGATCGTCGAGTTGACCAAACGCTATTACGAAGCGGACGACGAAACCGTGCTTCCGCGCTCGATCGCAACCTTTGCCGCGTTCGAAAACGCGATGGCGCTCGATGTTGCGATGGGCGGCAGCACCAACACGGTGCTGCACCTGCTGGCGGCGGCGTCTGAGGCGGGCGTCCCGTTTACGATGGCCGATATCGACCGCATCAGCCGCAAAGTTCCGTGTCTCTGTAAAGTGGCGCCCGCGGTGCCCGATGTCCATATCGAAGACGTGCATCGCGCCGGCGGCGTGATGGGCATTCTGGGCGAACTGCAGCGTGCGGGGCTTTTGGACGATTCGGTGCCAACGGTCCATAGCCCGACGCTCCAAGCGGCGCTTGCGCAGTGGGACGTCAAACAGACCGACGATCCTGAGGTGCACCGTTTCTACCGCGCGGCGCCGGGCGGGATCCCGACCACGAAAGCCTTTTCCCAGGCAAACCGTTACCCTGAGCTCGATCTCGACCGCGCGCGCGGCGTGATCCGCGATCGCGTCCATGCGTTCACCCAAGACGGTGGGCTTGCGGTGCTCTACGGGAACCTCGCGCCGAACGGGTGCATCGTCAAGACCGCGGGGGTCGACGAGTCGATCTGGGTCTTCAAAGGCCGGGCACGGGTCTTCGAAAGCCAAGAGGCGACGGTCGAGGCGATCCTTTCCGACCAGATCGTGCCGGGCGACGTCGTCGTCGTCCGCTACGAAGGGCCGAAAGGGGGGCCGGGCATGCAGGAGATGCTCTACCCCACGAGTTACCTCAAATCGAAAGGGTTGGGCAAGGTCTGTGCGCTCATCACCGATGGCCGCTTTTCGGGCGGAACCTCGGGGCTTTCGATCGGCCACGTCTCGCCCGAAGCGGCGTGCGGCGGCCCGATCGCGCTCGTCGAGGAAGGGGATACGATCGAGATCGATATTCCCAACCGGCGGATCCACCTTGCGGTGAGCGACGAGACGCTCGCAAAGCGCCGTGCCGCGATGGAAGCGCGCGGCGCGAACGCGTGGAAGCCGGTAGCACGCAATCGCCCGGTCTCGGCCGCGCTGCGTGCCTACGCCGCACTCACGACCAGCGCCGATACCGGTGCGGTTCGGGATGTCACGCAAGTGGAGCGTTGA